One Thermoleophilaceae bacterium DNA window includes the following coding sequences:
- the ftsZ gene encoding cell division protein FtsZ — MASPDPLRGPVLRVVGVGGAGVNAVNRMIEAQVEGVDFIAVNTDVQSLEQSAAPEIVHIGADTTRGLGSGSNPDLGRKSALEDYDHLKSLLKGADMVFIAAGAGGGTGTGAAPVVARISREIGALTVGIVTKPFSFEGSRRGEQAERGIQELQEEVDTLIVIPNSRLLSVLDKSTSMVEAFRVADDVLRQGVQGISDLVTLPGLINLDFADVRTIMSKAGHALLGIGMSTGEHRALEAAQHAVASPLLETSVEGARSILLSITGGRDLSLWEVNEAAKAVSEAAHPDANIIFGAMIDENVSDQVWVTVVATGYGDRPIRRSRPSADRESRDESRRDSPGREADHEPRVRRMRESSLSDLSVPEFIPRG; from the coding sequence ATGGCTTCGCCGGATCCGCTTCGCGGGCCCGTTCTCCGCGTGGTCGGAGTGGGCGGCGCGGGCGTCAATGCCGTAAACCGCATGATCGAGGCGCAGGTTGAGGGCGTGGACTTCATCGCCGTCAACACCGACGTGCAGTCGCTCGAGCAGTCCGCTGCCCCCGAGATCGTGCACATCGGCGCCGACACCACGCGCGGCCTCGGCTCGGGCTCGAATCCCGACCTCGGGCGCAAGTCCGCGCTGGAGGACTACGACCACCTGAAGTCGCTGCTCAAGGGCGCCGACATGGTGTTCATCGCGGCGGGCGCGGGCGGCGGCACCGGCACCGGTGCGGCGCCCGTGGTGGCGCGAATCTCGCGCGAGATCGGCGCGCTGACCGTCGGCATCGTCACCAAGCCGTTCTCCTTCGAGGGTTCGCGCCGCGGCGAGCAGGCCGAGCGTGGCATCCAGGAGCTGCAGGAGGAAGTGGACACGCTGATCGTGATCCCGAACTCACGCCTCCTGTCGGTGCTCGACAAGTCCACCTCGATGGTGGAGGCGTTCCGCGTGGCCGACGACGTGCTGCGCCAGGGCGTGCAGGGCATCTCCGACCTCGTCACGCTGCCCGGCCTGATCAACCTCGACTTCGCGGACGTTCGAACGATCATGTCGAAGGCCGGTCACGCGCTGCTCGGCATCGGCATGTCCACGGGCGAGCACCGGGCGCTCGAGGCGGCGCAGCATGCCGTCGCGTCGCCGCTGCTCGAGACCTCGGTTGAGGGCGCCCGCTCGATCCTGCTGTCGATCACCGGTGGCCGCGACCTCTCGCTGTGGGAGGTCAACGAGGCGGCCAAGGCGGTGTCCGAGGCGGCTCACCCCGACGCGAACATCATCTTCGGCGCGATGATCGACGAGAACGTGTCCGACCAGGTGTGGGTCACGGTCGTGGCCACCGGCTATGGCGACCGGCCGATCCGCCGTTCGCGTCCGAGCGCGGATCGCGAGTCGCGCGACGAGTCGCGGCGCGACAGCCCGGGGCGCGAGGCTGATCACGAGCCACGGGTGCGGCGGATGCGCGAGAGCTCACTCTCGGACCTGAGCGTGCCTGAGTTCATTCCGCGCGGTTAG